DNA sequence from the bacterium genome:
TTGCTCTTATTCCGAATTTCTTAAAGTGTTCCAAGCAAATGAGAACTGCACTTTTTTAAAAGTTTTATAATCTCCACAATTAAATAAGTTCTTTAAAGGTATCATAAAATAGACCAATTTTAGGCGCTTCATCAACCAAAGCCATTTTCAATTGAAAATTGAGTTTATCCTAACCCATGTTTTAGCTTTAACAATAAATGAGGGATATTTAAAGGAATTAAGATAAAAGGTAATATTTGAAACAAAAGTCAAGTCCGCTTTTCTTAAAAAGTCGTTTTTTTATCAGTTGAGGAATTACATTAGCAAATAAAGTAGAGAAGATTGTGTTTGTAATGGACACAAATAGCGCTTAATAGCTTATTTCTTTATATATTTCAACAAGGCGATGCGCTAATTTCACTGCGTCGTGATACTTTTCCGCATATTGACGACTTCGCTTGCCAATTTCATGTCGTAACTTTCCATCCTTTAGGAGATTTTCAAGAACATCCACCAGATTATCTTGGTTAGCATTAACTATAGGCAAGTCGGGAGGATATTTTTCGCGAATAGAGGGTTTAATATAACAAATTACTGGTTTGCCAAAAGCCATAGCTTCTACACTCCCCATTCCGTAGAACCCCAAAACGAATTGGTCAAGGAATATATCAGCCCTCTGCATAATTTGGAGAGCTTCTCTATGAGGCATATTTTTAACTAAAATAAACTGAAAATCGTGTTTTTCCTTTAATAACTCAACCGCTTTTAGCACGGCGCTGGTGCCCTTTAAAACTGGTTCGCTTGGAGCATGCACAACGATTGGGCGCCGAACAGTTGGGTCGGGATAGAAAGGCTTAAATTCCGAAAGGAAGAGACGTTGAAACACAAGATAACTCTTCGTCCAGAGGTTTGGGAAGAGATATTGTTGCATTTCGACTGGCACTATGCAAGCGAAACCCGATTTCGCAAACAAGCTTTGATTACGATACGATTTTTCTAAACTGACACCTCTAAGAGCTTTGTAATAATCCATGATGGGTAATGAATAAGGGTTGTCTTTTGCCTCTACCTCGGGAATCCTTATATCTGAGCCTTGCCATTCAACAACACCGGGTTTTTTAAGAAGCTTTAAATATCCCAGGTCCATTCTTCCTAGGCGCGTTGGAAGGGCAGGTTCACCATAATACCAGTGAATAACATCCGCCCATTGGGCAAATTTTAAAAAAAGATATGTTGCTCGTATCCACACAATAACATAATTTGCTATTTTTTTTCTCGGAGGAAACCTTAAATTCACAAGTCCCTCAGAGGACCACATGGGCGAATTGTTATATGCCAGGCTGCGAACATCAACTCCAATTTCCCTCAAACCTTTAACTGTGTGATACATATAGGAGGCAAGATTAACAGGGAGATGAAGAACCCTCATTTTTATCGCTCCTTGATTTTGCGAGCGGGAACACCTGCCCATATTTTATAGGGCGGAACACTATCACGGATTTCTATATTCTCAAGATGGAAGGTGAGCACTTCTTTTTTCATTTAGTATCCCTCCTTTATTTGAAAATGTACCAGGATATAAAAATCAAGTCAAGTTTTATTTGTGCTTTTCATCCTTGCTACCTATAGCCGTGACAAGTGGGGCAGGCGCCATAGGGGGAGTTGAAGGAAAACTTTTTCGGCTCCAGTTCGCCCATACTGAATCCGCAAATCGGACAGGCGAATTCCTCTGAGAAATAGAGCTCTTCCCCGTCCATCACGCTAACTATCACCTGTCCCTTGCCCATCTTCAAAGCCGTCTCAAGGGAATCGGTTAATCTTCCCTTTATCCCTTCCCTCAAGACTATCCTGTCAACAATCACCTCAATGTGATGGATTTTGTATTTATCAAGTAGGGGGGATTTCCTCCTCGGCGAGATTTAGCATCTGCCAATCTACCCTTGTGTTGCCTTGCGCCTCTGATGATAATCTTGTCCTGGGGCATGGGTTCTCTTTAAATTGATTTTAGCGAAGGGAAGATAAAAGTCAAGATAGTGGTAATTCCTCGTAGAGGGAGAAGATATTCTCATGGCTTTCAAGAAGGCGTTGTAGTAATGGGGTTTCGTTGTCATAGCGTGGGTTGAGTTTTTTGTCTTTGGGAGCGGTAGCGAAGAAATGATAGAAAGGTGGACAAGAAGAGATTGCCACGGGCTCCCTACAGGAGCCCTCGCAATGAGGGGTAGTATATTCTACTTGTCGGTTTCCTCTTCCTTTTCCGAGCCTCGTTTAGCGAAAGTATAGGCTTCCATTGCGAAAGCGAAGTTTAGAAATCCCCAGAGGAGGAAGAACCAGGGGATTTTGAAGGCGAAGGGGATGATAACGAAGATTGCGCCAAGCACTATTCCAGCGATTCCTTTTGATGTATCGCCGTTATACAACTGCCCCAAGCCCGCGAACACAAGGGAAAGTAGCCCGGCGATTAAAGGGAATCTTTTCACGGGAGGAAGGTTCAAATCAAATTTTCCCGCTTCCTCGTTTATTTTCAAAACCGTTCTCGCCAACTTCTTCTCCACTTCTCCCGCGGAGGGATTCTTCTCCAAAGCCTTTTTATAAAATGATAGAGCTTCTTGCAAATCGCCTTGCATTGATTTTATATCCCCCATTAACTCCAGAGCGGATGGGTCTTCAGGCTCCTCATTCAGTATCTGTTGGCAGGTGGAGATGGCTTTTTTAATCTCGCCTCTTTTTAGATAAAGAAGAGCGAAGCGCAGAAGCTTTTCCTTTTCCTCCTCATTCATACCAGATTTCCTCCAATTTATAATATTCCCTCGCCTCAGGGGAGAAAATATGCACTATCACATCGCCGCAATCTATTAGAGACCATTTCAAGGCATCTATTCCTTCAATTGAAATTGGAGGGGTGCCGCTTTTCTCAAGGCTTTCCTCCACCGCTTCTATCAAGGCTCTTGCGTGAGTATCAGATGTAGCAGAGCAAATCACGAAGTAATCCGCAATCACCGTCTTATCCCTGGTTCTGATAACGACTACATCCTCCGCCTTCTTTTTCTCTAAAATCCTTGCCAATAAACCCGCTTTACCCTTTGGGGTTTTTGGTTTCTTGGAATTCTTCTTTTCCTCCAGTTATTCTCCTCCTTTCTTTTTGGTTTTATTTAAAAAAATTCTATAAAAAACACCTCAAGGGGTAAAGTCCTTTCCTAATATAACCGTGAAATCCGCCTTCCCTGGGTTGCCATTCTTTTTGATTTCACCACAACCCAGGGTTTCCTTTAAAACCCTCGTTGATTCATTTAAGCCATCGGTATGAACCATAATGACAGTTTTATTATGGGAGAAGCTCTCCGCATTTCCTATATAAACCACGCTGAAGCCGAGCTCTGAGAGCTTTTGCGCCGCTTTAGAAGCTGCTCCGGGAATCCCTCCCCCGTTGAGAACCTCAACCGTCGGTCCGCTTTCCTGCACGCTGGGATTCAATATCCTCTGGGCTATAAATTGTAAGTCATCAGTATCTGGTTCGTAATAACTAACACCATTTATAGTCATTGGTCTTCCCGGCAAAACGGCGGTTTCCACGATGGGCAATTCTTTTCCATATTTCTTGGCGAGAAACAAGAGGTCTGAGAGCGTGAAATTGGTCTCCACATTTTTGTAAATTTCTTTTAAAAGGAAGGGAAGGCGAGGAAGGACGGCGGGGGAGCGAATTTTGTTCAAGAGCGCGAGGATGAATCTCTGTTGTCTCTTTATCCTCGCTAAATCGCCGAGGGATTCGTGCCTGAATCTAACGAATCCCATCGCTTGATAACCATTAAGATGCTGATAACCCTTCTTTAAGTTTATATACAAATGTTGCGTGTCGTCTTTATAATGCATATCTCTATCAACATAGATATCTATTCCGCCAAGGGCATCCACTATCTTCTGGAAGCCCTCTACTTTAACTTTGACATAATAATCTATGGGAATGCCCAGTAGATTGCTTATCGCTTCTTTCGTAGCCTCTATTCCACTGATAACAATCGCCGAGTTTATTTTATCTTCTCTTCCCGCCGCCGGAATATATACTCTTGTATCTCTGGGGATGGAGAGAATGAAGCCTTTATTGCTCGCCAAATCCAACGAGCCGACGATTATCGTATCGCTTCTTCCCTCTCCTTTGGGCATATTTATTCCTTGGTCTTGTCCCACTATGAGGACGGTTATCCTTCCCTGTGGGGAAAAAGAGGTGTTAAGCATGGGGAGAGGACGTTCGCTTCTGCCGTAGTAATATCCGGCGTAGAAGCTTGCTGGCATCAAAACGAGAACGACTATTCCTATTAGCAGCAACTTCCGCAAATTCATCTTCCTCCTGTGTACAGATTGTGTTTGTAGATGTAGTTTTCAACTGTGTCCAAGACGAGATATTTTATCGGCTTGCCCTCCTTGACACGCCTGCGTATCTCGGTTGAAGAGATATTGATTTCCGTAATCTTGAGGAATTCAATGGAGTTATTGTTGATGGGGCGGAGCTTTTCCTTTACTTTCTCAATATCGTAGCCCGGGCGGGTCACGGCGATGAACTTGCAAAGCTGGAGGATTTCCCTTCCTTGTTTCCATGAAAGAATTTCCGCGATGGCATCAGCTCCCGTTATGAAATATATCTCCGCTCCGGGATAGAGTTTGCGGAATTCCTTCACGGTATCAATGGCGTATGAGGGACCGCCCCGTTCTATTTCTATTCTTGATACCTCAAAATAGGGATTGGTATAGATGGAGAGGAGAACCATAGCGTAGCGATGTTCGGGATTGGTTACGGGGACATCGGGTTTATGGGGAGGTTGGTAATTGGGGACGAAGATGACCTTATCCAAGCCGAAGACGGCTCTCGCCTCCTCAGCGGCGACGAGATGACCTATATGAATGGGGTCAAAGGTTCCTCCCATTATTCCGATTTTCATATTACTATAATTATCTCTTAGTTTGACTTTATCGTCAATATCGTATGTTTCCAAATTCATTGCTAAGAAGAAGATTCCTCCTTTATTGAAGTTAGGTTAAAAAATTTGTTGACAAAATCACAAGTTGTGCTATAAATTAAGTAAATAAAAATGAGTACCCCCTTCGTTGTTGCTATTATTTGGCAGTGGCAATGGACGAAGGGGGCGTATCCGCAGGCTGAATAAAATTTTTCAGCCACGGGTATGCCCCCCAAGCGGGCATTACCCGTGGCTGAACGGGTAGCCCTCCTTAATTCCCCCCAACCTTAATAAGCCACGGGTAATAAAGCCCGTGGCTTATTTTTTTAAGGAGGTGACTACATTGGAGCCTGCGAAAAACGAGTTTAAAAAATTGGCAAAACAGTTTGAGTTAATCCCTGTATGGGATTCCTTCCTCTATGACGAGGAAACGCCGATTTCCCTGTTCAGGAAGTTAGCGGGAAAAGAAAGATATGCATTCCTCTTGGAGAGCGCCGAAAGGGGTGAGGTGCTGGGAAGATATTCCTTCATAGGCTATAAACCGACCTTTGTCTGGGAGACAAGGAACGGAGAAGACCCTCTGAAGCCCCTGCGTCAACATGTTCTCTCCAAGAAATCTCCCTTAATAGAAGGCTTGCCTCCTTTTCTCGGTGGTGCAGTTGGATTCATAGGGTATGACGCGATAAGAATCTGGGAGAGATTGCCGAGTTGGGGGATTGATGACCTCCGCCTACCGACCTCAATTATGATGCTCTTCCATACCGTTCTCATAATAGACCATCTTAAGAGGGACCTGACAATCGTCAGGATGGTTGAGGTGGAGGATGATGCTGATTCAGCTTATAACCGAGCGAGGGACAGCATAGATGAGCTTAAAAGGATGTTGTTGAGTCAGGGAAGGAATTCCAATGGAGTTGTCTTGGAAAGGGGGAAAAGAACTATGGGAGAAATAGAAACGAGCATAAGCGATGAGGAATTCATAAAGGCGGTTGAGCGGGCAAAGGGCTATATTGAGGCAGGTGATATATTCCAAGTCGTTCTCTCGCGTCGTTTCGCCCTTCCCTTTGAGGGAAATCCCTTTGATGTCTATCGCATACTCCACAGCATAAATCCTTCCCCTTATATGTTCTATTTAAAGATGGGGGATTTGGAGTTGGTGGGTTCCTCTCCGGAGGTAATGGTGAGGGTACAGAATGGGGTTGTGACGCAGAGGCCGATAGCGGGAACGAGACCGAGGGGAAGGACGCCTGAGGAGGATAAGCGGTTAGAGAGCGAGCTTCTCGCTGATGAGAAGGAGAGGGCGGAGCATCTAATGCTCGTTGACCTCGCAAGGAACGATGTAGGCAAAGTCTGCGAGTATGGGAGCGTTGTTGTGCCTCGTTTTATGGTGATTGAACGCTATTCCCATGTTATGCATATCGTTTCCTATGTTGAGGGGAAGTTGAGGGAGGATAAGGACGCTTTGGATGCTCTCCAAGCTTCCTTTCCCGCCGGCACTGTTTCGGGAGCGCCCAAGGTAAGGGCTATGGAGATAATTGAGGAATTGGAGCCAGTGAGAAGGGGACCATATTCAGGCGTTGTGGGTTATCTCAGCTTCAACGGCAATTTGGATACCTGCATAACAATCAGGACGGCGGTTTTCCATAGAGGGAAGGTTTATGTGCAGGCGGGAGCGGGCATCGTGGCTGATTCCAATCCCCAGAGGGAACTTCTGGAAATAGAGAATAAGGCAAAGGCATTGATAAAGGCGATAGAAAAGTATCAGGAGGGAGAGCTATGAGGATACTGCTGATAGATAATTACGATTCCTTTGTTTATAACTTGGCACAGTATCTGGGAGAGTTGGGATGCGAGCTGGTTGTTTTCCGCAACGACCAAATATCGCTGGATGATGTAGGGGAATTGAAACCAGAGGCAATAGTGATATCGCCTGGTCCGGGAAGACCTGAAGATGCCGGCATCTGCGTTGAGGTGATAAGACGCTACGGGGGAAGGATTCCCATCTTCGGCGTTTGTTTGGGTCATCAGGCGATTGGCTACGCCTTTGGAGGGGATATCGTGAAGGCGAGGAAACTGATGCACGGGAAGGTCTCTCTCATTCACCACAATGGAAAAAGCGTTTTCAGCGGTATTCCTTCTCCCTTTTTCGCCACTCGCTATCATTCCTTGGCGATTAAAAGGGAAAGCCTCCCATCTTGTTTGGAGCTCCTCGCTTGGACTGATGATGGAGAGGTGATGGCGGTAAAACACAAGGATTTCTACATCGTGGGGGTGCAATTTCACCCTGAATCAATAGCAACTCAATATGGCAAGGAAATTTTGAAAAACTTTTTGGAAAGGAGGTAAGAAAAATGAAACATGTTTTGGAAAAGCTTTTGGATAAGCGGAATCTCGCTATGGAGGAGGCTTATGGGGTAATGAGCGATATAATGGAGGGGAAGACGACACCAGCGCAAATCGGGGCGTTTCTCATTGCTTTGCGGTTGAAGGGCGAAACTGTTGATGAGGTATCGGGCTTCGCTCAGGCGATGAGGGATAAGGCATTGAGATTGGAGTATCCAGGAAATCTGTTGGATACCTGTGGAACTGGCGGAGACGGGATGGGAACTATAAACATATCAACTCTCTCCGCTTTCGTCGTAGCTGGTGCGGGAGTGAAGGTGGCTAAGCACGGAAACCGTTCCGTATCCTCGCTCTGTGGCAGCGCCGATTTGCTGGAGGGGTTGGGCGTTAAAATTGATATTCCTCCCTCTACGGCGAAGAGATGTTTGGATGAGTGCAATTTCTCATTTCTCTTCGCTCCCCTTTATCATCCTGCTATGCGCTATGCAGCTGGTGCGCGGAAAGAGATTGGGGTTAGAACGGTTTTCAACATCCTTGGTCCCTTGACGAATCCCGCAAGGGTGAAAAGACAATTGCTTGGAGTGTTTTCCCCCTCTCTGACATCCTTTATCGCCTCTGTATTGGGAAGGTTGGGGGTGGAAAGGGCTATGGTTGTGAGTAGTTTGGACGGAATGGATGAAATCTCCGTTTCTGCACCTACGAAAGTGAGCGAGCTAAGGGATGGGACGATTTTGGAATATACGATAGAGCCTGAGAGGCTTGGTGTTAGAAACCATCCCTTGGAGGAACTAAAGGTTAAAAGCAAGGAGGAAAGCGTAAGGATAGCGGAGGAGATATTAGCTGGCGAGAGAGAAGGGGCGGTTATGGATGCTGTGCTTATCAATTCGGCTGCCGCTTTAATCGTTGCGGGAATGGCTGATGATTTAAAGGGGGGAATGGAGATAGCGAGGGAGTCCATTAGGATGGGATTAGCGATGAGAGTATTGGAAACTCTGCGGAGAATAAGCGAGGAGGAAAAGAGAAATGGGAATCCTTGAGGACATAATCTCGGCAAAGAGAGAGGAGATAAAATTTCTTAAGTCCGTTCCAATTTCCTTCCCCTCTTTCGTCCTTCCCAGGCGAGATTTTAAATTAGCCCTCCAATCAGATGAAATTTCTATAATCGGGGAATTGAAGAAGTGCTCTCCATCGGCGGGAATTATAAGGGAGGATTTCGTTCCCGAGATTTTGGCCAAGGAGATGGAGGAAGGAGGGGCAAAGGCTTTATCGGTTTTAACGGATAATAAATTTTTCTGTGGTTCTCTTGGTTACATCCCTGGTGTCAAGCTCAAGACGAATTTGCCGATAGTAATGAAGGATTTCGTGATTGACGAATTTCAGATAGAGCTCGCTCACAAATTGGGAGCGGATGCAGTTCTTTTAATTGCTCGCTGTTTGAAGAGAGAAGAGGTTAAGAGGTTTTTGGAAATCTCAAGAAGATACGGAATGCATTGCTTGGTTGAGATTTTTGACGAGGAGGATTGGGAGAAGATTAAAGGATTGCCTTTAGAGATAGTGGGGATAAACAGCAGGGATTTGAGAAGCTTCAATGTTAATTTTGAAAGGATTATTCAGCTTAAAGATTTGCTACCCAAGGATATTCTGATTGTGGCGGAGAGTGGAGTTAGAGAGAGGGAGCAAATTGAGAGGTTGAGGGAAGCGGGGGTAAAAGCGGTTTTAATTGGGGAGGCATTGATGAGGGCTAAGGATGTTAAGGCTAAGTTAAGGGAGCTGATGGGAGAATGTTGAGGGTTAAAATTTGCGGGATAACGAATTTGGAGGATGCGCTTATGGCTGTGGAGTTGGGAGCAGATGCACTGGGTTTCATATTCGCCGATTCTCCAAGGAGAATTGATAGGGAGAAAGCGAGGAAAATCATTTCAAAGTTGCCGCCTTTTATAACAGCTGTTGGCGTCTTTGTGAATGAGAGAAGGGAGTTAGTGGAGGAAATAGCTAATGAATGTGGGTTGGACGCGCTGCAATTTCACGGTGAGGAAACTCCCGATTATTGTAGTCAATTCAGGAAGAAAGTTATAAAGGCTTTTAAGATTAGGACAAAAGATGACTTGGAGAGATTGAGATATTACGATGTGTCCGCATATCTTTTGGATAGTTCGGTGAGGGGCACTTCTTTTAATTGGGACTTACTGATTGGCTTTCGTTCGGAGAAGCCAATCATTTTGGCTGGCGGATTGAATCCAGATAATATAAGCTCCGCTTTGAGCAAATTCCTTCCCTATGGTATTGATGTATCAAGCGGAGTTGAGGAATATCCTGGTAAGAAGGATAGAGAGAAATTGAAGAAGTTTATGGAGGTGATAAAGAAATGGCGATAAAGGGCTATTTCGGAGAATTTGGAGGGAGATTTGTCCCCGAGACCCTCGTTCCCGCTCTTGAAGAGTTGGAAAATGCCTACGAGAGGCTAAGGAATTCAAGCGAATTCAAAGCCAAACTCCAGTATTATTTGAGAAACTATGCGGGAAGACCTACTCCCTTGTATTTTGCTGAGAGGCTTACAAGGGAGCTTGGTGGTGCGAGAATTTATCTAAAGAGGGAGGATTTGCTTCATACCGGTGCCCATAAGATAAACAACGCGATTGGGCAGGCTCTCTTGGCGATGGAAATGGGGAAAAGAAGGATAATAGCTGAGACGGGGGCTGGTCAGCACGGCGTAGCCACAGCCACCGTATGCGCCCTATTCGGACTGGATTGTGTCATCTATATGGGAGAGGAGGATATGAGGAGGCAGAAATTGAATGTCTTTAGGATGAAGCTTCTGGGGGCGGAGGTCGTTCCCGTAAAAAGCGGCTCAAGGACTCTAAAAGATGCGATAAATGAAGCGCTGAGGGATTGGATAACGAATGTGGATACGACCCAT
Encoded proteins:
- a CDS encoding glycosyltransferase; translated protein: MRVLHLPVNLASYMYHTVKGLREIGVDVRSLAYNNSPMWSSEGLVNLRFPPRKKIANYVIVWIRATYLFLKFAQWADVIHWYYGEPALPTRLGRMDLGYLKLLKKPGVVEWQGSDIRIPEVEAKDNPYSLPIMDYYKALRGVSLEKSYRNQSLFAKSGFACIVPVEMQQYLFPNLWTKSYLVFQRLFLSEFKPFYPDPTVRRPIVVHAPSEPVLKGTSAVLKAVELLKEKHDFQFILVKNMPHREALQIMQRADIFLDQFVLGFYGMGSVEAMAFGKPVICYIKPSIREKYPPDLPIVNANQDNLVDVLENLLKDGKLRHEIGKRSRQYAEKYHDAVKLAHRLVEIYKEISY
- a CDS encoding tetratricopeptide repeat protein, producing MNEEEKEKLLRFALLYLKRGEIKKAISTCQQILNEEPEDPSALELMGDIKSMQGDLQEALSFYKKALEKNPSAGEVEKKLARTVLKINEEAGKFDLNLPPVKRFPLIAGLLSLVFAGLGQLYNGDTSKGIAGIVLGAIFVIIPFAFKIPWFFLLWGFLNFAFAMEAYTFAKRGSEKEEETDK
- the rsfS gene encoding ribosome silencing factor: MARILEKKKAEDVVVIRTRDKTVIADYFVICSATSDTHARALIEAVEESLEKSGTPPISIEGIDALKWSLIDCGDVIVHIFSPEAREYYKLEEIWYE
- a CDS encoding LCP family protein; the protein is MRKLLLIGIVVLVLMPASFYAGYYYGRSERPLPMLNTSFSPQGRITVLIVGQDQGINMPKGEGRSDTIIVGSLDLASNKGFILSIPRDTRVYIPAAGREDKINSAIVISGIEATKEAISNLLGIPIDYYVKVKVEGFQKIVDALGGIDIYVDRDMHYKDDTQHLYINLKKGYQHLNGYQAMGFVRFRHESLGDLARIKRQQRFILALLNKIRSPAVLPRLPFLLKEIYKNVETNFTLSDLLFLAKKYGKELPIVETAVLPGRPMTINGVSYYEPDTDDLQFIAQRILNPSVQESGPTVEVLNGGGIPGAASKAAQKLSELGFSVVYIGNAESFSHNKTVIMVHTDGLNESTRVLKETLGCGEIKKNGNPGKADFTVILGKDFTP
- a CDS encoding nicotinate-nucleotide adenylyltransferase, giving the protein MKIGIMGGTFDPIHIGHLVAAEEARAVFGLDKVIFVPNYQPPHKPDVPVTNPEHRYAMVLLSIYTNPYFEVSRIEIERGGPSYAIDTVKEFRKLYPGAEIYFITGADAIAEILSWKQGREILQLCKFIAVTRPGYDIEKVKEKLRPINNNSIEFLKITEINISSTEIRRRVKEGKPIKYLVLDTVENYIYKHNLYTGGR
- the trpE gene encoding anthranilate synthase component I, with amino-acid sequence MEPAKNEFKKLAKQFELIPVWDSFLYDEETPISLFRKLAGKERYAFLLESAERGEVLGRYSFIGYKPTFVWETRNGEDPLKPLRQHVLSKKSPLIEGLPPFLGGAVGFIGYDAIRIWERLPSWGIDDLRLPTSIMMLFHTVLIIDHLKRDLTIVRMVEVEDDADSAYNRARDSIDELKRMLLSQGRNSNGVVLERGKRTMGEIETSISDEEFIKAVERAKGYIEAGDIFQVVLSRRFALPFEGNPFDVYRILHSINPSPYMFYLKMGDLELVGSSPEVMVRVQNGVVTQRPIAGTRPRGRTPEEDKRLESELLADEKERAEHLMLVDLARNDVGKVCEYGSVVVPRFMVIERYSHVMHIVSYVEGKLREDKDALDALQASFPAGTVSGAPKVRAMEIIEELEPVRRGPYSGVVGYLSFNGNLDTCITIRTAVFHRGKVYVQAGAGIVADSNPQRELLEIENKAKALIKAIEKYQEGEL
- a CDS encoding aminodeoxychorismate/anthranilate synthase component II → MRILLIDNYDSFVYNLAQYLGELGCELVVFRNDQISLDDVGELKPEAIVISPGPGRPEDAGICVEVIRRYGGRIPIFGVCLGHQAIGYAFGGDIVKARKLMHGKVSLIHHNGKSVFSGIPSPFFATRYHSLAIKRESLPSCLELLAWTDDGEVMAVKHKDFYIVGVQFHPESIATQYGKEILKNFLERR
- the trpD gene encoding anthranilate phosphoribosyltransferase, whose protein sequence is MKHVLEKLLDKRNLAMEEAYGVMSDIMEGKTTPAQIGAFLIALRLKGETVDEVSGFAQAMRDKALRLEYPGNLLDTCGTGGDGMGTINISTLSAFVVAGAGVKVAKHGNRSVSSLCGSADLLEGLGVKIDIPPSTAKRCLDECNFSFLFAPLYHPAMRYAAGARKEIGVRTVFNILGPLTNPARVKRQLLGVFSPSLTSFIASVLGRLGVERAMVVSSLDGMDEISVSAPTKVSELRDGTILEYTIEPERLGVRNHPLEELKVKSKEESVRIAEEILAGEREGAVMDAVLINSAAALIVAGMADDLKGGMEIARESIRMGLAMRVLETLRRISEEEKRNGNP
- the trpC gene encoding indole-3-glycerol phosphate synthase TrpC yields the protein MGILEDIISAKREEIKFLKSVPISFPSFVLPRRDFKLALQSDEISIIGELKKCSPSAGIIREDFVPEILAKEMEEGGAKALSVLTDNKFFCGSLGYIPGVKLKTNLPIVMKDFVIDEFQIELAHKLGADAVLLIARCLKREEVKRFLEISRRYGMHCLVEIFDEEDWEKIKGLPLEIVGINSRDLRSFNVNFERIIQLKDLLPKDILIVAESGVREREQIERLREAGVKAVLIGEALMRAKDVKAKLRELMGEC
- a CDS encoding phosphoribosylanthranilate isomerase, which gives rise to MLRVKICGITNLEDALMAVELGADALGFIFADSPRRIDREKARKIISKLPPFITAVGVFVNERRELVEEIANECGLDALQFHGEETPDYCSQFRKKVIKAFKIRTKDDLERLRYYDVSAYLLDSSVRGTSFNWDLLIGFRSEKPIILAGGLNPDNISSALSKFLPYGIDVSSGVEEYPGKKDREKLKKFMEVIKKWR